A stretch of Desulfobacter hydrogenophilus DNA encodes these proteins:
- the trpC gene encoding indole-3-glycerol phosphate synthase TrpC, whose protein sequence is MQGFLNAVVDVKNEEINRAKSKVPLTAIRHDAEQTPASASFADAMADSTHKAVGIIAEVKKASPSKGDIKTDIDVAAYAKTYTQGGARAISVLTESKYFKGTLSDLELVCQNTNLPVLRKDFIFSEYQIYEAKKAGASAVLLITTLLDPAQQAELTFLTRELGMEPLVEINSEFEFEQAYKAQARVVGINNRNLATLEVDTSVAKRVAKIFPDEIIPVEASGISGRPGIEAGIENRIFNFLVGESIVRSKDPAKFIKTLIGIKAEDD, encoded by the coding sequence ATGCAAGGATTTCTCAACGCTGTTGTTGATGTTAAAAATGAAGAAATAAACCGGGCCAAAAGCAAAGTGCCCTTAACTGCCATTCGCCATGATGCCGAACAGACACCGGCGTCTGCCTCTTTTGCAGATGCCATGGCAGATTCAACCCATAAAGCAGTCGGTATCATAGCCGAGGTCAAAAAAGCATCACCTTCCAAGGGGGACATAAAAACCGATATTGACGTGGCCGCCTATGCCAAGACCTATACCCAGGGCGGGGCAAGGGCCATCTCGGTGCTTACGGAATCAAAGTACTTTAAAGGCACCTTGTCCGACCTTGAACTTGTGTGTCAAAACACAAATCTGCCCGTACTTCGAAAGGATTTTATCTTTTCCGAATACCAAATCTATGAAGCTAAAAAGGCAGGGGCATCTGCGGTGCTTTTGATCACCACCCTGCTCGACCCGGCCCAGCAGGCAGAGCTGACCTTTCTTACCCGGGAACTTGGCATGGAGCCGCTGGTGGAGATCAATTCAGAGTTTGAATTTGAACAGGCATATAAAGCACAAGCCCGGGTGGTTGGCATTAACAACAGAAATCTTGCTACCCTTGAGGTGGACACAAGTGTGGCAAAACGTGTGGCAAAGATTTTTCCCGATGAAATCATCCCCGTGGAGGCCTCGGGCATTTCCGGGCGTCCCGGCATTGAAGCCGGCATTGAAAATCGTATTTTCAATTTCCTTGTAGGAGAAAGCATTGTGCGCTCAAAAGATCCAGCCAAGTTTATCAAAACCCTTATCGGCATCAAAGCGGAGGACGACTAA
- a CDS encoding YkgJ family cysteine cluster protein, which produces MTAIPGDSCQNAFKDILNAQFREKIYNGFINDAVLPVLKNVMAYAHDIVDALERSNQSPAVACGPGCSYCCHSQIHVLPIEALLILSFIHECFTGEQILLLMDRIEQRLQRTRGQSIGALFSVKSELPCIFLENGMCSIYQVRPFICRAWNSMDSSLCKKIFNSGKFDDEIESSSARNFVFESSRSLFVDFGNQLKLETVPFEMTRAVFNCLKTTNPLPLWLSGQDILNVDTPIEPASSRMDSSGDHQSFEADSDRDVQTLPVSREQEYIDYFYGKYKSRLAGYGYAENHSQVHSFVFQNVYGKPVGAIALNEVVSQNRTVHIHHLKAFVLQSGNGTLMLLELCRKADCFNIRLSANPAFDPNDEFFHSDFKVLSNWYEQFGFKGDSGLCRIPRQG; this is translated from the coding sequence ATGACAGCAATCCCTGGGGATTCATGCCAGAATGCATTCAAAGATATTTTGAACGCCCAATTCCGGGAAAAAATTTACAACGGGTTTATCAATGACGCGGTTCTTCCCGTGTTAAAAAACGTCATGGCATATGCCCATGATATTGTTGACGCCCTTGAACGTTCGAATCAAAGCCCCGCTGTGGCATGCGGGCCGGGCTGCAGCTACTGCTGTCATTCCCAGATACATGTGCTGCCCATTGAAGCCTTGCTCATCCTGTCCTTTATTCATGAATGTTTTACCGGAGAGCAGATTCTCCTGCTCATGGACAGAATTGAGCAGCGACTTCAACGGACCCGGGGACAATCCATTGGCGCTCTTTTTTCAGTCAAGTCTGAATTGCCCTGTATTTTTCTAGAAAACGGAATGTGCAGCATCTATCAGGTCCGCCCTTTTATCTGCCGTGCGTGGAACAGCATGGATTCATCCCTTTGTAAAAAAATTTTTAATTCAGGAAAATTCGATGATGAAATTGAATCTTCATCTGCCAGAAATTTTGTATTTGAATCCTCCAGATCACTTTTTGTTGATTTTGGCAATCAATTGAAACTGGAAACGGTTCCATTTGAAATGACCCGGGCTGTCTTCAACTGTCTGAAAACGACTAATCCATTGCCGTTGTGGCTTTCAGGACAAGATATTTTAAATGTAGATACCCCAATAGAACCTGCATCGTCACGGATGGATTCATCTGGTGATCATCAGTCTTTTGAGGCAGATTCAGATAGGGATGTACAGACGTTACCGGTATCCCGGGAACAGGAATACATCGATTATTTTTATGGTAAGTACAAAAGTCGCCTTGCCGGATATGGATATGCCGAAAATCATTCACAGGTCCATTCTTTTGTTTTTCAAAATGTTTATGGCAAACCCGTTGGTGCCATTGCCTTGAATGAGGTTGTTTCCCAAAACAGGACCGTGCACATCCATCATCTAAAGGCCTTTGTTCTCCAAAGCGGCAACGGTACACTGATGCTTTTAGAGTTGTGCCGAAAAGCCGACTGTTTTAATATCCGGCTCAGTGCCAATCCTGCCTTCGACCCCAATGATGAATTTTTTCACAGTGATTTTAAGGTGTTAAGTAACTGGTATGAACAATTTGGTTTCAAAGGGGATTCCGGTTTGTGCAGAATTCCCAGACAGGGGTAA
- the rpsT gene encoding 30S ribosomal protein S20, whose product MANHKSAKKRAKQNQVRRMRNKSAKTSLKTLEKKLRSAKEAGENTDELMKKTQSAIHKAAKKGIVHKKMASRKISRLFKFANA is encoded by the coding sequence TTGGCGAACCATAAATCAGCAAAAAAACGCGCAAAACAAAATCAGGTCAGACGGATGAGAAATAAATCCGCAAAAACCTCCCTTAAAACCCTTGAAAAGAAACTTCGTTCAGCTAAAGAAGCTGGTGAAAATACCGACGAACTGATGAAAAAGACCCAGTCTGCCATTCACAAGGCGGCTAAAAAAGGTATTGTTCACAAAAAAATGGCGTCAAGGAAGATCTCAAGACTGTTCAAATTTGCGAACGCATAA
- a CDS encoding FtsB family cell division protein, whose translation MTHMEKICLYLTIAGAVILLFMFFFSTKGVMDYSRLKSRQEQLEIQAAIAVNQNLKLEKEILKLKTDIEYIKHLAKHKHEMAAQDEWVFKEKSKNQGTEK comes from the coding sequence ATGACCCATATGGAAAAAATATGCCTTTACCTGACCATAGCAGGGGCGGTTATCCTTTTATTTATGTTTTTCTTTTCCACAAAAGGGGTCATGGACTATAGTCGGCTTAAATCCAGGCAGGAGCAGCTTGAAATCCAGGCGGCCATTGCTGTCAATCAAAATTTAAAATTGGAAAAAGAGATACTGAAACTTAAAACCGATATTGAATATATTAAGCACCTGGCCAAACATAAGCATGAAATGGCTGCCCAAGATGAATGGGTATTCAAAGAAAAATCCAAAAATCAAGGAACTGAAAAATGA
- a CDS encoding LysM peptidoglycan-binding domain-containing protein, with product MNKETSQKKNEPGVSAIEQGTSLLKKNEFTMILIAAMAVTALVFFFFFSGSSTQESGEQKSVSTKGDDQVAPGFEERVSALEISLAKIASSSDRNENQAASRFVSDFDERITRIETAVNLKLDTLIERVAKLEGRLSKLAVVASTPPQKTVVKPKPTVKKPASVTTPKKKVQVAKKKTEKPKANTPKKTNQFHTVQKDETLWSISQKYKTSVAAIRQLNNLTPNDKIYPGSNLLVK from the coding sequence ATGAACAAAGAGACAAGCCAGAAAAAAAATGAACCCGGGGTGTCCGCCATTGAGCAGGGCACCTCATTACTGAAAAAAAATGAATTTACCATGATTCTTATCGCTGCAATGGCGGTCACAGCCCTGGTTTTTTTCTTTTTTTTCAGCGGGTCATCTACACAAGAGAGCGGTGAACAGAAATCTGTTTCGACTAAAGGGGACGATCAGGTCGCCCCGGGTTTTGAGGAACGCGTCTCTGCCCTTGAGATCTCTTTGGCAAAAATAGCATCCTCTTCGGATCGGAATGAGAACCAAGCGGCATCACGGTTCGTGTCCGATTTTGATGAACGGATAACACGAATTGAAACGGCCGTAAACCTAAAGCTTGATACCCTGATTGAGCGTGTGGCCAAACTTGAAGGCCGATTAAGCAAATTGGCTGTTGTTGCCTCGACGCCTCCTCAAAAAACTGTTGTCAAACCCAAGCCTACAGTGAAGAAACCTGCGTCGGTAACCACGCCCAAGAAAAAAGTTCAGGTGGCAAAGAAAAAAACAGAGAAACCAAAAGCTAATACACCAAAGAAGACCAACCAGTTTCATACGGTTCAAAAGGATGAAACCCTGTGGTCGATTTCCCAGAAATATAAAACCAGTGTGGCGGCAATACGCCAACTCAATAATTTGACCCCTAATGATAAGATATATCCCGGGAGTAATTTGCTGGTTAAGTAA
- the trpD gene encoding anthranilate phosphoribosyltransferase translates to MDFTDYLNTIVNRQNLSQDQMADMLNTIFSGQATEAQVGAFMAALATKGETFEELAGAARAMRTKAVRVQTLAKKVIDTCGTGGDASGSFNISTTTAFVIAGAGVTVAKHGNRSVTSKCGSADVLEELGINLSVDPEIVEEAINEIGIGFMFAPLYHGSMKYAMKARTECKIRSIFNMLGPLTNPAAASCQILGVYAPELTEMFGKALNLLGVEKAFVVHGHDGMDEMTTTDLTRVTELNDGMIKTYDVDPLTYFDEYADPKDLLGGDAKHNAAITRAILSGGSGPKQDIVLLNAGAGLVAADAAPNIEKGIEMALKSIETGAAMEKLELLADYTRENA, encoded by the coding sequence ATGGATTTTACAGATTACCTAAATACCATAGTAAACAGACAGAATCTTAGCCAGGACCAGATGGCAGACATGCTGAACACTATTTTTTCAGGACAGGCCACCGAAGCTCAGGTCGGGGCATTCATGGCCGCCCTTGCCACAAAGGGAGAGACATTTGAGGAACTGGCAGGTGCGGCCCGGGCCATGCGGACCAAGGCGGTACGTGTTCAGACCCTTGCCAAAAAGGTCATTGACACCTGCGGCACAGGTGGTGACGCCTCGGGGTCATTTAATATTTCCACCACAACGGCCTTTGTCATTGCCGGAGCCGGCGTAACCGTGGCAAAACACGGCAACCGGTCTGTCACCAGTAAATGCGGGTCCGCGGATGTACTTGAAGAACTTGGGATCAATTTAAGTGTGGACCCTGAAATTGTGGAAGAGGCCATCAACGAAATCGGCATTGGTTTCATGTTTGCCCCCCTGTACCACGGCTCCATGAAGTACGCCATGAAAGCCCGCACTGAATGTAAAATCAGAAGTATTTTCAACATGCTGGGTCCATTAACCAACCCGGCCGCCGCTTCATGTCAAATCCTTGGGGTATATGCACCGGAATTGACGGAAATGTTTGGAAAGGCATTGAATCTGCTGGGTGTGGAAAAAGCCTTTGTGGTCCACGGGCATGACGGCATGGATGAGATGACCACCACAGATCTGACCCGGGTGACGGAACTTAATGACGGCATGATTAAAACCTATGATGTGGACCCCTTGACCTATTTTGACGAATACGCCGACCCCAAGGATCTTTTGGGTGGGGATGCAAAACATAATGCCGCTATTACCCGGGCTATTTTATCCGGGGGAAGTGGTCCGAAACAGGATATTGTCCTGCTCAATGCAGGCGCAGGACTTGTGGCCGCAGATGCCGCCCCCAACATTGAAAAGGGTATTGAGATGGCTTTAAAATCCATTGAAACAGGGGCGGCCATGGAAAAACTTGAGTTACTGGCAGATTATACCAGGGAAAACGCTTAA
- a CDS encoding MauE/DoxX family redox-associated membrane protein: protein MSNLFRFKFKDPTNPSFMDLGGQTDFFEWALRLFLGCTFVFASWHKIVSPDQFATILYGYAVFPHQIINVLAIVIPFVELVCGITLITGLLKRSGLLLINAMLVGFIFLISFNLIRGHEFDCGCFSLGSTKGLWASVWLLIRDFVMLGAGIYLFRLFDKKDRG, encoded by the coding sequence ATGAGCAATTTATTCCGTTTCAAATTTAAAGATCCCACCAACCCCTCTTTCATGGATTTGGGCGGCCAAACGGATTTCTTTGAATGGGCACTACGTCTGTTTCTGGGATGCACCTTTGTTTTCGCTTCCTGGCACAAAATCGTGTCACCGGATCAATTTGCCACAATTTTGTACGGCTATGCCGTCTTTCCCCACCAGATTATAAATGTGTTAGCCATTGTTATACCTTTTGTGGAGCTTGTCTGCGGTATCACCTTGATAACTGGTCTGCTTAAACGCTCGGGTCTTTTATTAATTAATGCCATGCTGGTGGGCTTTATTTTCCTGATCAGTTTTAATCTGATACGGGGCCATGAATTTGACTGCGGATGCTTTTCTTTGGGGTCCACCAAAGGACTCTGGGCCTCAGTCTGGCTGCTCATCAGGGATTTTGTGATGCTGGGGGCAGGGATTTATCTTTTCAGGCTGTTCGATAAAAAAGACAGGGGCTAA
- a CDS encoding rhodanese-like domain-containing protein, which translates to MILKHDIIGCFFLLSICVMLSLGFNALSPNGIALKGQWNPNQGVVMPGANKAHAVNVMQINNPLKVKRMVESGTVIVLDVRWPDIYDLGHIPGALNFPLEDFEEEKKRLLSKITPEDEILVYCAGVTCHDSHTFATRLVEMGFAHVAVYAGGFAEWEEMGFDVAAQETDL; encoded by the coding sequence ATGATTCTTAAACATGATATTATAGGGTGCTTTTTTCTTTTAAGTATCTGTGTAATGCTAAGCCTTGGTTTTAATGCGCTCTCCCCTAACGGTATTGCCCTTAAAGGCCAGTGGAATCCGAATCAGGGTGTGGTCATGCCTGGGGCAAACAAGGCCCATGCCGTTAATGTTATGCAGATCAACAATCCCCTCAAAGTCAAACGAATGGTGGAATCCGGGACAGTGATCGTGCTTGATGTCCGCTGGCCCGATATTTATGACCTGGGACATATTCCGGGGGCATTGAATTTCCCCTTGGAAGATTTTGAGGAAGAGAAAAAAAGGCTGTTGTCAAAAATAACCCCCGAAGATGAGATCCTTGTGTATTGTGCGGGTGTGACCTGCCATGATTCCCACACATTTGCCACCCGTTTGGTTGAAATGGGCTTTGCCCATGTGGCGGTGTATGCCGGTGGATTTGCTGAATGGGAGGAAATGGGGTTTGATGTGGCGGCCCAAGAAACTGACCTATGA
- the murJ gene encoding murein biosynthesis integral membrane protein MurJ codes for MTHFIKKAASISSITLISRILGMIRDAVIAFIFGAGTVSDAFFIAFRPFDLIRKMMSDGILSISFIPLFAEQFAQNKKDQAAAMFLNALFFISIAGAVLVGLGIYFAPFFIDLFAPGYGAGSYSHTLSCLLFRIMTPYMFIIFFVALSMSVLHARGNFHVPAATPILLNLCIITIAVLFSNRFSPKIVVLAIGVTCGGIVQLVFQLPSLVKLGLFDFKVFVRVHPHVKKAFITLVPSMIGAAAFQINLMVAGLTASTLDSGAVSYLNYAERLVQFPLALVASPVATVLLPMLSAMAGTHYLKAGKSSGGMPGFNFFDQTQETRDFSLLFDAGVRMVFFLIIPATVGIIALNRPIVSLLFGRGAFDLTAVNQTGQCLVFMILGLWAVAGTRLFVAFHYALSNIRQPFMAGVVSIISNLLMCRFFVQRMGVTGLSLAVSLSAVAGFVFLSASGPFGLRGRAVLVCACRAVFMSVIMFFLVRWIWGFWTDCSKIIQAAGLVISISLGAGCYLLGARLTSNPEMAMLTRIFFK; via the coding sequence GTGACCCACTTTATTAAAAAAGCGGCATCTATCAGTTCGATTACGCTGATTTCAAGAATTCTTGGCATGATAAGGGATGCGGTCATTGCATTTATATTTGGCGCAGGTACGGTGTCCGACGCTTTTTTTATTGCATTCAGGCCCTTTGATCTGATCCGGAAAATGATGTCCGACGGAATTTTAAGTATCTCTTTCATCCCATTGTTTGCAGAACAGTTTGCCCAAAACAAAAAAGACCAGGCTGCGGCCATGTTTTTAAATGCCTTGTTTTTTATATCCATTGCAGGGGCGGTGCTGGTGGGTTTAGGAATCTATTTTGCGCCTTTTTTCATAGATCTTTTTGCCCCGGGGTATGGTGCTGGTTCTTATTCCCATACATTGTCCTGTCTGCTGTTCAGGATTATGACGCCCTATATGTTCATTATTTTTTTTGTGGCCCTGTCTATGAGTGTGCTCCATGCCAGGGGAAATTTTCATGTGCCTGCAGCCACGCCAATTTTGCTCAATCTTTGTATTATCACTATCGCTGTACTGTTTTCCAACCGGTTTTCGCCAAAAATCGTCGTTCTGGCCATTGGGGTAACCTGCGGCGGCATTGTTCAGCTTGTCTTTCAACTTCCAAGCCTTGTAAAGCTTGGCCTGTTTGATTTTAAGGTCTTTGTCCGGGTGCACCCCCATGTAAAAAAAGCCTTTATTACCCTTGTCCCTTCCATGATCGGGGCTGCAGCTTTTCAGATTAATCTGATGGTGGCCGGACTTACCGCCTCGACGCTTGATTCGGGTGCGGTCTCTTATCTTAATTATGCCGAACGCCTGGTTCAATTTCCTTTGGCTTTAGTGGCCTCTCCCGTTGCCACGGTTTTGTTGCCCATGTTGTCTGCAATGGCCGGTACGCATTATCTGAAAGCCGGGAAATCTTCAGGTGGAATGCCTGGATTTAATTTTTTTGATCAAACACAGGAAACCCGGGATTTCAGCCTTTTGTTTGATGCTGGTGTACGCATGGTTTTTTTTTTAATTATTCCTGCAACAGTAGGCATCATCGCCTTAAACCGCCCCATTGTTTCGTTGCTGTTCGGCAGAGGGGCCTTTGATCTGACCGCAGTGAATCAGACCGGCCAATGTCTTGTTTTTATGATTCTTGGGCTTTGGGCTGTTGCCGGAACCCGCCTTTTTGTGGCGTTTCATTATGCGTTGTCCAATATTCGGCAGCCTTTTATGGCAGGCGTGGTGTCCATTATATCTAATCTTTTGATGTGCCGGTTTTTTGTGCAACGCATGGGGGTGACCGGACTTAGTTTGGCCGTATCTTTGTCCGCTGTGGCCGGATTTGTTTTTCTATCCGCATCCGGGCCTTTCGGGCTTCGGGGCAGGGCGGTACTGGTTTGCGCTTGCAGAGCGGTTTTCATGTCTGTTATAATGTTTTTCCTGGTTCGATGGATATGGGGTTTTTGGACTGACTGTTCAAAAATAATTCAAGCAGCAGGCCTTGTTATCAGCATCAGTCTCGGGGCCGGTTGCTACTTGTTGGGGGCCCGCCTCACATCGAATCCGGAAATGGCAATGCTCACAAGGATTTTTTTTAAATAA
- a CDS encoding formylglycine-generating enzyme family protein — protein sequence MRLKSLFTISLFLLIFTLINQSVVLDAFAQNFFINKIGMKFVLIPAGAFIMGSPDSEKGRQKDEKQHRVVITKSFYMSETEVTQGQWDRLVSPNPSSFKLGNYYPMDTVSWYDAIEFIRFLNKREGSRKYRLPTEAEWEYACRAGSQTAFATGDVTTFSCKEPEAALIDHAWYCFNSGGFSPAGNFKPHPVKLLKPNKWGLYDMHGNVQEWVQDACEWRTIWSAGTGTITRTYVDNITDPLETKGGHRVVRGGGWFQNSKYQRCAYRTNYKPVARRNSLGFRIVRER from the coding sequence ATGAGGTTGAAATCCTTATTCACCATATCGTTATTTCTTTTGATTTTCACACTGATTAATCAGTCTGTGGTTTTGGATGCATTTGCCCAAAACTTTTTTATTAATAAAATCGGAATGAAATTTGTCCTGATTCCGGCAGGGGCTTTTATTATGGGAAGCCCTGACTCGGAGAAGGGGCGGCAAAAAGACGAAAAACAACACAGAGTGGTCATCACCAAAAGTTTTTACATGTCAGAAACCGAAGTGACCCAGGGGCAGTGGGACCGCCTTGTCTCCCCGAACCCGTCATCCTTTAAGCTGGGCAATTACTATCCTATGGACACCGTGTCCTGGTATGATGCTATCGAATTTATTCGATTTTTGAACAAGAGAGAAGGCTCCCGCAAATACCGTTTACCCACAGAGGCGGAATGGGAATATGCCTGCCGGGCCGGCAGTCAGACGGCCTTTGCCACAGGGGACGTAACCACCTTTTCCTGCAAGGAACCGGAAGCAGCGCTTATTGATCATGCCTGGTACTGCTTTAATAGCGGTGGTTTCTCGCCGGCCGGAAATTTCAAGCCCCATCCGGTCAAACTCCTTAAACCCAATAAATGGGGCCTTTACGACATGCACGGCAATGTTCAAGAATGGGTCCAGGATGCATGTGAATGGCGCACCATCTGGAGTGCGGGAACCGGAACCATTACCCGAACCTATGTTGACAACATTACAGATCCTTTGGAAACAAAAGGTGGACACCGGGTGGTCAGAGGCGGCGGATGGTTCCAGAACAGCAAATACCAGAGATGCGCCTACCGCACCAATTACAAGCCCGTGGCCCGTCGCAACAGCTTAGGGTTTAGAATCGTCCGGGAACGGTAA
- the lptE gene encoding LPS assembly lipoprotein LptE, protein MRKCIAWLMIISFLMIGTGCGYRLAGGGFIHNDVTRVSVSIFENKSTESRAGISFTNELIREITAKTDTIVVDAGNATQKISGTVQSITFSTLSRSSSEDVTERQVNARIDVVLTGAGGKILWSVKNFSATESYEVSSSTVDDEANKREAVDLIAERVAERVVSQMTNNF, encoded by the coding sequence ATGAGAAAATGTATTGCATGGCTGATGATTATTTCATTTTTGATGATTGGTACGGGGTGTGGATACCGACTGGCCGGCGGTGGTTTCATTCATAATGATGTCACCCGGGTCTCTGTGTCCATATTTGAAAACAAAAGCACCGAATCCAGGGCCGGGATATCTTTTACCAACGAATTGATTCGGGAGATTACCGCAAAAACAGATACCATTGTTGTGGATGCCGGCAATGCTACCCAAAAAATATCAGGTACCGTTCAATCTATCACCTTTTCCACATTGTCCAGATCGTCTTCGGAAGATGTTACGGAAAGACAGGTTAATGCGAGGATAGATGTGGTTTTGACTGGGGCCGGTGGAAAAATTCTTTGGTCAGTGAAGAATTTTTCAGCCACGGAATCCTATGAAGTATCGAGCAGTACCGTGGATGATGAGGCCAATAAACGGGAGGCTGTTGACCTCATTGCCGAACGTGTGGCCGAACGTGTGGTCAGCCAAATGACAAACAACTTTTAA
- a CDS encoding phosphoribosylanthranilate isomerase — MAQFPASKWQIPPGQRHNVLVKICGLTLVDNALDCVNAGADIIGLVFFEKSPRHVSTAQAREITRALPKDVPACGVFVNETFDTIMQTVSACGLEIIQLHGAESPELAERLSAQNLVVTKAFFAARPPELCDTQKYKSADFCLAEYGKGILPGGNAETWDYDQALEMAKKVRLMLAGGLNPENVADAVSRIRPHAVDVSSGVEKTKGIKDIAKVTAFIRAAKSVYLQP, encoded by the coding sequence ATGGCTCAGTTTCCTGCATCAAAATGGCAAATCCCCCCCGGCCAAAGGCACAACGTGCTGGTAAAGATATGCGGCTTGACCCTTGTGGATAATGCCCTTGACTGCGTGAACGCCGGCGCGGATATCATCGGACTTGTCTTTTTTGAAAAAAGCCCCCGGCATGTAAGCACCGCCCAAGCCCGGGAAATTACCCGGGCCCTTCCCAAAGACGTGCCGGCCTGCGGGGTGTTTGTCAACGAAACCTTTGACACGATTATGCAGACCGTTTCAGCCTGTGGGCTTGAAATCATACAGCTGCACGGCGCAGAATCGCCTGAGCTTGCCGAACGTTTATCAGCCCAAAACCTTGTGGTGACCAAAGCCTTTTTTGCAGCAAGACCTCCGGAGCTTTGTGACACACAAAAATACAAATCCGCAGATTTTTGTCTGGCCGAGTACGGCAAAGGAATCCTTCCCGGGGGAAATGCAGAAACCTGGGATTACGACCAGGCCCTTGAAATGGCAAAGAAAGTGCGGCTGATGCTGGCAGGCGGACTTAACCCGGAAAATGTAGCGGATGCGGTGTCAAGAATACGTCCCCATGCCGTAGATGTATCTTCGGGTGTGGAAAAAACAAAGGGAATTAAGGACATTGCAAAGGTCACAGCCTTTATCAGGGCTGCAAAATCTGTTTATTTGCAGCCCTGA